Part of the Halopseudomonas maritima genome, TGGCCGATCTGCTGGACGAGGCCGAGCAGCGCGCCCTGCGCCTGGTCGAAGAGAAGAACCCGGAGCTGCCGGCCGACGAACTGCGCAGCATCGGTTCGGCCGTCGGTATCGGCGCGGTCAAGTACGCAGACCTCAGCAAGCACCGCAGCAGCGATTACAGCTTCAACTTTGACCTGATGCTGAGCTTCGAGGGCAACACCGCGCCCTACATGATGTACGCCTACACCCGCGTCGCCAGCGTATTCCGTAAGCTGGAACGCAGCATGACCCAGCTGGACGACCTGGCCCCGCTGGCGCTGGTCGAGCCGGCCGAGACCGAACTGGGCGCGCACCTGGCGCAGTTCAGCGCCACACTGAATTACGTTGCTCGCGAAGGCACCCCGCACGTACTCTGCACCTATCTGTACGAGCTGGCCGGTCGCTTCTCCAGTTTCTACGAGCAGTGCCCGATTCTGGCTGCCGACAGCGCGGCTCAACGCGATAGCCGTCTGCGTCTGGCAGCGCTGACCGGCCGCACCCTCAAGCAGGGCCTGAACCTGCTGGGCATCAACACATTGGAGCGTATGTAAGGGCATGGCAAAAGGACGCAAAGCCCCCCGTCGCGGCGCCAGCCGCGCCCAGGCAGCACCCAAGCGCAAAGGCATTCCCGGCTGGCTGTGGCTGGTCAGCGGCCTGATCATTGGGCTGTTTGTTGCCTTTTTGCTGCACCTGGAGCCGGGCCGCGACAGCGTCCGCCGCAGCCCCGAGCCGCCCAAGCCCGCGACTACACCAGCTCAGCCGCCAGCCGACCCAAAACCGCGCTACGACTTCTACACCCTGCTGCCCGAATCTGAAGTGGTGGTACCGCAGCAGGCCGAGCCGCAAGCACCGGCCGCCGCCAAGCCCGAAAGCAAACCGGCGACCAGCGTGAACTACTACCTGCAGGCCGGCTCCTTCCGTCAGCGCAGCGATGCCGACCAGGTGCGCGCACAGATTCTGCTGTTGGGCATGGATGTGAAGCTGGAGAACGCCACCATCAACGGCAACCAGTGGTACCGCGTGCAGGTTGGCCCCTTCGACAGTCGCGACAGCCTCAATCAGGCGCAGCGCACCCTCTCCGGCAACGGTTTCAACAACCTGCTGCCGCAGCAGCGCTGAGCACGCCCCGCACAGCGGGCGCTTGACGCCCGCCCTCCCCGCGCCTTGAATTTCTGATTCACGCCCCCAGATCAGAAACTCGGCAGCGATCCTGCCGCCTTTTTTCCCACAGCCAACCAGGAGTTGCGCGTGACTACAATCGTATCCGTACGCCGGCACGGCAAGGTCGTGATCGGTGGCGACGGCCAGGTTTCCCTCGGCAACACCGTGATGAAGGGCAACGCCCGCAAGGTACGCCGCCTCTACAAGGATCAGGTGATTGCCGGTTTCGCCGGCGGCACCGCCGACGCCTTTACCCTGTTTGAACGCTTTGAGGCCCAACTGGAAAAACACCAGGGCAACCTCGTGCGCGCCGCCGTCGAGCTGGCCAAGGACTGGCGCACCGACCGCGCCCTGCGCAAACTTGAAGCCCTGCTGGCGGTTGCCAATAAGGATGCCTCGCTGATCATCACCGGTAACGGTGACGTTATCGAACCCGAAGAGGGCCTGATCGCCATTGGTTCCGGCGGCCCTTACGCGCAATCCGCCGCGCGTGCCCTGCTGATGCACACCGAGCTGTCGGCTCGCGAGATCGTCGATACCAGCCTGAACATCGCTGGCGACATCTGCATCTACACCAATCGCAACCTGACCATTGAGGAGCTGGACGCCAATACCTGAGGCGTTCAGAGATACCCATGTCCATGACACCCCGCGAAATCGTGCACGAACTGGACCGCCACATTATCGGCCAGCAGGATGCCAAGCGCGCCGTCGCCATCGCTCTGCGCAACCGCTGGCGCCGCCAGCAGCTGCCCGAGGCACTGCGCAATGAAGTAACGCCCAAGAACATCTTGATGATCGGCCCGACCGGCGTCGGCAAGACCGAAATCGCCCGCCGCTTGGCCAAGCTGGCGCAGGCGCCCTTCATCAAGGTTGAAGCGACCAAGTTCACCGAAGTCGGCTATGTTGGCCGCGATGTCGAGTCCATCGTGCGCGATCTGGTAGACGCCGCCATCAAGCTGCTGCGTGAGCAGGAAATGACCAAGGTGCGCTACCGCGCCGAAGACGCCGCTGAGGAACGCATCCTCGACGCCCTGCTGCCCGGCGCCCGCCCGGCCACCGGCGACCAGCCCGAGCGCACCGACAGCAGCACCCGACAGCTGTTCCGCAAGCGCTTGCGCGAAGGCGAGCTGGACGACAAGGACATCGAGATTGAGGTGGCCGACGCCCCGGCCGGCATTGAAATCATGACCCCACCGGGCATGGAAGAGATGACCAGCCAGCTGCAGAACATGTTCTCCAATCTGGGCAAGGGCAAGAAGAAAACCCGCACGCTCAAGGTACGCGACGCGCTCAAGCTGGTACGTGACGAAGAGGCTGCCCGTCTGGTCAACGAAGACGATCTGAAAACCCGCGCCATCGCCGCGGTTGAGCAGAACGGTATCGTCTTCCTTGATGAGATCGACAAGGTCAGCAAGCGTGCAGACAGTGGCGGCGGTGCCGACGTATCCCGCGAGGGTGTACAGCGCGATCTGCTGCCGCTGATCGAAGGCTGCACGGTCAACACCAAGTTTGGCATGGTCAAGACCGACCACATCCTGTTCATCGCCTCCGGCGCCTTTCACCTGACCAAGCCCTCGGACCTGATCCCGGAGCTGCAGGGCCGTTTGCCGATTCGCGTTGAGCTGCAGTCGCTGACCCCGAGCGATTTCGAGCGCATCCTGACCGAGCCCGATGCGTCACTGAGCGAGCAGTACCGCGCCCTGATGGCGACCGAGGAGCTGAACATCGAGTTTGCCCCCGACGCCATCAGCCGCCTGGCCGAAATCGCCTGGCAAGTGAACGAGAAGACCGAAAACATCGGCGCCCGTCGCCTGCACACGGTGCTCGAACGCCTGCTGGAAGAAATCTCCTTCAGCGCCGGCGATCTGGCCGCCAAACACGAGACCCAGCCACTGGTAATCGACGCCGCCTACGTCAACAGCCACCTGGGTGAGCTGGCGGTCAACGAAGACCTGTCGCGCTACATCCTCTGACATGCCCTCATCGGATAGCGGCTGCTCAACACGCAGCCGTCTATCTCTGCTATTTCACTGCACTCCTGACAAACTTGGACTAGACTTTACCGGGCGCGGGATAGTATGGACCGGGTACCATCACTTGACGGGAGTTCGAGATGGAAGGATACGTAAGAACCAAGCGGCTGCTCGCAGCAGCGCTACTCATTTGCTCGAGCGGGGTACAGGCAGCTACCGAGCAACCCAACATTCTGGTCATCTGGGGCGATGACATCGGCTGGCAAAACGTCAGCGCCTATGGCATGGGCACCATGGGCTATACCACCCCCAATATCGACAGTATCGGCATGCAAGGTGTGCGCTTCACCGACCACTACGCACAACCTTCCTGTACCGCCGGACGCGCTGCGTTCATTACGGGCCAGTTTCCAATTCGTTCCGGCATGACCACGGTCGGCCAACCAGGCGACGAGCTTGGCTGGAGTGACAAGTCGCCCAGTCTCGCAGAGGTCCTGAAAGAAGAAGGTTACGCAACCGCCCTGTTTGGCAAAAGCCATATGGGCGACCGCAACAACCACCTGCCCACAGCCCACGGCTTCGACGAATTTTTCGGCATTCTCTACCACCTGAACGTGATGGAGGAAGAAGAACAGCGCGACTACCAGAACTTTGCCAACGCCTACCCTGGCGGCGCCGAGGAGTACCGCAAGAAGTTTGGCGCCCGTGGCGTGATTCATTCCTTCGCATCAGACCGTAACGACACCACCGAAGACCCGCGCTTCGGGGTCGTCGGCCGCCAGACGATCGAAGACACCGGACCGCTCACCCAAGAGCGCATGAAGGACTTCGACGGTGGCGAGGTGACGCCGCTAGCCATCGACTTCATGAAACGCGCCCAGGCGGACAACAAGCCCTTTTTTGTCTGGCTCAACTCCACCCGCATGCACGTATACACGCGTCTCAACGACGAGTGGCGCTATGCCGCCGAGAACTTCACCAGCGAGGCCGACCTGCATGGCTCGGGGATGCTGCAGCATGACCACGACATTGGCGTGGTACTGCAGTTCCTCAAGGATTCCGGGCTAGAAGACAACACCATCGTCTGGTACTCCACCGACAATGGGCCGGAACACAGCTCCTGGCCGCATGGGGCAACCACCCCATTCCACGGAGA contains:
- the hslU gene encoding ATP-dependent protease ATPase subunit HslU → MSMTPREIVHELDRHIIGQQDAKRAVAIALRNRWRRQQLPEALRNEVTPKNILMIGPTGVGKTEIARRLAKLAQAPFIKVEATKFTEVGYVGRDVESIVRDLVDAAIKLLREQEMTKVRYRAEDAAEERILDALLPGARPATGDQPERTDSSTRQLFRKRLREGELDDKDIEIEVADAPAGIEIMTPPGMEEMTSQLQNMFSNLGKGKKKTRTLKVRDALKLVRDEEAARLVNEDDLKTRAIAAVEQNGIVFLDEIDKVSKRADSGGGADVSREGVQRDLLPLIEGCTVNTKFGMVKTDHILFIASGAFHLTKPSDLIPELQGRLPIRVELQSLTPSDFERILTEPDASLSEQYRALMATEELNIEFAPDAISRLAEIAWQVNEKTENIGARRLHTVLERLLEEISFSAGDLAAKHETQPLVIDAAYVNSHLGELAVNEDLSRYIL
- the hslV gene encoding ATP-dependent protease subunit HslV is translated as MTTIVSVRRHGKVVIGGDGQVSLGNTVMKGNARKVRRLYKDQVIAGFAGGTADAFTLFERFEAQLEKHQGNLVRAAVELAKDWRTDRALRKLEALLAVANKDASLIITGNGDVIEPEEGLIAIGSGGPYAQSAARALLMHTELSAREIVDTSLNIAGDICIYTNRNLTIEELDANT
- a CDS encoding SPOR domain-containing protein → MAKGRKAPRRGASRAQAAPKRKGIPGWLWLVSGLIIGLFVAFLLHLEPGRDSVRRSPEPPKPATTPAQPPADPKPRYDFYTLLPESEVVVPQQAEPQAPAAAKPESKPATSVNYYLQAGSFRQRSDADQVRAQILLLGMDVKLENATINGNQWYRVQVGPFDSRDSLNQAQRTLSGNGFNNLLPQQR
- a CDS encoding arylsulfatase, which produces MEGYVRTKRLLAAALLICSSGVQAATEQPNILVIWGDDIGWQNVSAYGMGTMGYTTPNIDSIGMQGVRFTDHYAQPSCTAGRAAFITGQFPIRSGMTTVGQPGDELGWSDKSPSLAEVLKEEGYATALFGKSHMGDRNNHLPTAHGFDEFFGILYHLNVMEEEEQRDYQNFANAYPGGAEEYRKKFGARGVIHSFASDRNDTTEDPRFGVVGRQTIEDTGPLTQERMKDFDGGEVTPLAIDFMKRAQADNKPFFVWLNSTRMHVYTRLNDEWRYAAENFTSEADLHGSGMLQHDHDIGVVLQFLKDSGLEDNTIVWYSTDNGPEHSSWPHGATTPFHGEKMTTYEGGVRVISMLKWPGEIQPGGILNGIQDHQDMFTSLAAAAGVEDVAAQVMRDKKQYIDGINNVPYWTGEADSSARNTEIYYYESNLTAVRMGAWKWHFSLKEDYYDNVIGRTVPKVFNLRMDPFESYESADAYGHLLQKVSWQMAPMGELLSAHLKTLADYPPVQAAKSFNMSELVPAFLEKGQQ